Proteins co-encoded in one Actinomadura luteofluorescens genomic window:
- a CDS encoding sensor histidine kinase: MPVRPRISFARQVLILQVGVVVVVAVLGYGLVAWMLDGRLRDQYGQRALTVARSVAVDPQIAAAVAAGDPAGLVQDRAERVRVRTGALFVVVTDNRGLRLSHPNPLELGRHVSTDPSDALAGREVVRVERGTLGLSARGKVPLYGPGGRILGEVSVGFDARAIDRELGHVLREMSLFVAGAVLLGVVASAAIGRRLKRQTLGLEPYELVELVHEREAVLHGVGEGVVAVDTAGRIAVCNDEASRLLGVAPERGAPAGDLAARGALRDVLTGRRDAANLFVTAGERVLVVNRREVRRHRRDLGAVITLRDRTDLETLARELDSVSTLFDALRAQRHEYANRLHTLSGLLQLGHSEEAADYVGTLMEDAARRAPAPDNLPDPLSDPYLRAFLSAKSAVAAEKGVRLDIGAGSYVPGRVADALDVTTVVGNLVDNAVEAARLGRRRPARVEVELLGDGRDLHATVTDSGDGLPDGLRDAVFDDGVSTRDTAAGRSRGLGLGLARRTARARGGDVTFVDAGTGGPEGCGAVAVARLPGVLGAEAVR; this comes from the coding sequence ATGCCCGTCCGGCCCCGCATCTCCTTCGCCCGCCAGGTGCTGATCCTGCAGGTGGGCGTGGTCGTCGTGGTGGCGGTCCTCGGGTACGGGCTGGTCGCCTGGATGCTCGACGGGCGGCTCCGCGACCAGTACGGCCAGCGGGCCCTCACGGTGGCGCGCAGCGTCGCCGTCGACCCGCAGATCGCGGCGGCGGTCGCCGCCGGCGACCCCGCCGGGCTCGTCCAGGACCGCGCCGAGCGGGTCCGGGTCCGGACCGGGGCGCTGTTCGTCGTGGTGACCGACAACCGCGGGCTGCGCCTGTCCCACCCGAACCCGCTGGAGCTCGGCCGGCACGTCAGCACCGACCCCTCCGACGCGCTCGCCGGGCGGGAGGTCGTCCGCGTCGAGCGCGGCACGCTCGGCCTGTCCGCGCGCGGCAAGGTGCCGCTGTACGGCCCGGGCGGGCGGATCCTCGGCGAGGTCAGCGTCGGGTTCGACGCCCGCGCCATCGACCGGGAGCTCGGGCACGTGCTGCGCGAGATGTCGCTGTTCGTCGCGGGGGCCGTCCTGCTCGGCGTCGTCGCGTCCGCCGCGATCGGCCGCAGGCTGAAGCGGCAGACGCTCGGCCTCGAACCGTACGAGCTGGTCGAGCTCGTCCACGAGCGGGAGGCGGTGCTGCACGGCGTCGGCGAGGGAGTCGTGGCCGTCGACACCGCGGGCCGGATCGCGGTCTGCAACGACGAGGCGTCCCGGCTGCTCGGCGTCGCGCCGGAGCGCGGCGCCCCCGCCGGGGACCTCGCCGCGCGGGGTGCGCTCCGCGACGTCCTCACGGGGCGGCGCGACGCCGCGAACCTGTTCGTCACGGCGGGGGAGCGCGTCCTCGTCGTCAACCGGCGGGAGGTTCGCAGGCACCGCCGCGACCTCGGCGCCGTCATCACGCTTCGCGACCGCACCGACCTGGAGACCCTCGCCCGCGAGCTGGACTCGGTCAGCACCCTCTTCGACGCCCTCCGCGCGCAGCGCCACGAGTACGCCAACCGGCTCCACACCCTCTCGGGGCTGCTCCAGCTCGGCCACAGCGAGGAGGCCGCCGACTACGTCGGCACCCTGATGGAGGACGCCGCGCGCCGCGCCCCGGCGCCCGACAACCTCCCCGACCCCCTGTCGGACCCGTACCTGCGCGCGTTCCTGTCCGCCAAGTCCGCCGTCGCCGCCGAGAAGGGCGTCCGGCTCGACATCGGCGCCGGCAGCTACGTGCCGGGCCGCGTCGCCGACGCCCTGGACGTGACGACCGTCGTCGGCAACCTCGTCGACAACGCCGTCGAGGCGGCGCGGCTCGGGCGGCGGCGGCCCGCCCGCGTCGAGGTCGAGCTGCTCGGCGACGGCCGCGACCTGCACGCCACCGTCACCGACTCCGGCGACGGCCTGCCGGACGGCCTGCGCGACGCCGTCTTCGACGACGGCGTCTCCACCCGCGACACCGCGGCGGGCCGCTCGCGCGGACTCGGGCTCGGCCTGGCGCGCCGCACCGCCCGCGCCCGCGGCGGCGACGTGACGTTCGTGGACGCGGGAACGGGCGGGCCGGAGGGGTGCGGGGCCGTGGCGGTCGCCCGGCTCCCCGGGGTGCTGGGCGCGGAGGCGGTGCGATGA
- a CDS encoding ABC transporter ATP-binding protein encodes MPVPMIEAEDVVKTFTVRTRSGVLRRARRPVRAVDGVSFTVERGEFVGYLGPNGAGKSTTIKMLTGILTASSGTLRVCGLDPSRRRTTLARRIGVVFGQRTTLWWDLPLRASLALVRRLYRVEAAAHRARLAELTALLELEPFLDTPVRQLSLGQRMRGDLAAALLHDPELLVLDEPTIGLDVVSKATVRDFLERVNAERGTTILLTTHDLGDIERLCRRVMIVDHGRLAYDGGLEELRRTVDADRLLVVELARPAPPIMLDGIEAERVEGPRQWLRLPNAANAAAVVAALARDHDIRDISLREAGIEDVLAGLYRGDHAYWCSGRPVAP; translated from the coding sequence ATGCCGGTGCCGATGATCGAGGCCGAGGACGTGGTCAAGACCTTCACCGTGCGAACGCGCTCGGGCGTCCTGCGGCGGGCGCGCCGGCCGGTGCGCGCGGTGGACGGGGTGTCGTTCACGGTGGAGCGGGGCGAGTTCGTCGGCTACCTCGGCCCCAACGGGGCCGGGAAGTCCACGACGATCAAGATGCTGACCGGGATCCTCACCGCGTCGTCCGGCACCCTGCGGGTGTGCGGGCTGGACCCGTCGCGGCGCCGCACGACGCTCGCGCGCCGCATCGGGGTGGTGTTCGGGCAGCGGACGACGCTGTGGTGGGACCTGCCGCTGCGCGCCAGCCTGGCGCTCGTGCGGCGGCTCTACCGGGTCGAGGCCGCCGCGCACCGGGCCCGGCTCGCGGAGCTGACCGCGCTGCTGGAGCTGGAGCCGTTCCTGGACACCCCGGTCCGGCAGCTCAGCCTCGGCCAGCGGATGCGGGGCGACCTCGCGGCGGCGCTGCTGCACGACCCGGAACTGCTCGTCCTGGACGAGCCGACGATCGGCCTGGACGTGGTGAGCAAGGCGACCGTCCGCGACTTCCTGGAACGCGTCAACGCCGAGCGCGGCACCACGATCCTGCTGACCACGCACGACCTCGGCGACATCGAGCGGCTCTGCCGCCGCGTCATGATCGTCGACCACGGCCGGCTCGCCTACGACGGCGGGCTGGAGGAGCTGCGCCGCACCGTGGACGCCGACCGGCTGCTGGTCGTGGAGCTCGCCCGGCCGGCGCCGCCGATCATGCTGGACGGGATCGAGGCCGAGCGGGTGGAGGGGCCGCGGCAGTGGCTCCGGCTGCCGAACGCGGCGAACGCGGCGGCGGTGGTCGCGGCGCTCGCCCGCGACCACGACATCCGCGACATCTCGCTGCGCGAGGCGGGCATCGAGGACGTCCTCGCCGGCCTCTACCGGGGCGACCACGCGTACTGGTGCTCGGGCCGGCCCGTGGCGCCGTAG
- a CDS encoding ABC transporter permease, translated as MRRETRTREAETTAETAAETTGPPEPAPKAAVPADDHGDRAAIARLRTAGLRRTLGITGVRVALVAVWLGSWELAARHWIDPFYYSMPSKIWERLVDWFTEGTSQGSIWEQISVTLQEAVAGFALGAAGGVVLGIVLGRSRFLSDVCAPFIKAVNAIPRIILASLFIIWFGLGMQSKIATAFVLVFFAVFFNAFQGAREVDRNLVNNARILGAGRTQVLWTIVVPSATSWILASLHSAFGFAIIGAIVGEYTGADKGLGLLINHSQGTFDAAGIYAGMIIITVLALLAEYLLTLLEGRLLRWRPAASGHDVQL; from the coding sequence ATGCGGCGTGAGACGAGGACGCGCGAGGCGGAGACCACCGCGGAGACCGCCGCGGAGACCACCGGCCCGCCCGAGCCCGCTCCGAAGGCCGCCGTACCGGCGGACGACCACGGCGACCGGGCCGCGATCGCGCGGCTGCGCACCGCCGGGCTGCGCCGCACCCTCGGCATCACCGGCGTCCGGGTCGCGCTCGTGGCGGTCTGGCTCGGATCGTGGGAGCTGGCCGCGCGCCACTGGATCGACCCGTTCTACTACTCGATGCCGTCGAAGATCTGGGAACGGCTCGTCGACTGGTTCACCGAGGGCACCTCGCAGGGGTCGATCTGGGAGCAGATCTCGGTCACGCTCCAGGAGGCGGTCGCGGGCTTCGCGCTCGGTGCGGCCGGCGGGGTCGTGCTCGGCATCGTGCTCGGCCGCAGCCGGTTCCTGTCGGACGTGTGCGCGCCGTTCATCAAGGCCGTCAACGCGATCCCGCGCATCATCCTGGCCTCGCTGTTCATCATCTGGTTCGGGCTCGGCATGCAGTCCAAGATCGCGACGGCGTTCGTGCTGGTGTTCTTCGCGGTCTTCTTCAACGCCTTCCAGGGCGCCCGCGAGGTCGACCGGAACCTGGTCAACAACGCGCGGATCCTCGGCGCGGGCCGGACGCAGGTGCTGTGGACGATCGTGGTGCCGAGCGCCACCTCGTGGATCCTCGCCTCGCTGCACTCGGCGTTCGGGTTCGCCATCATCGGCGCGATCGTCGGCGAGTACACCGGCGCCGACAAGGGCCTCGGCCTGCTCATCAACCACTCCCAGGGCACCTTCGACGCCGCCGGGATCTACGCCGGGATGATCATCATCACCGTGCTGGCCCTGCTCGCCGAGTACCTGCTCACGCTGCTGGAGGGCCGGCTGCTGCGCTGGCGGCCCGCCGCGTCCGGCCACGACGTCCAGCTCTGA
- a CDS encoding ABC transporter permease, translated as MAEPAAPGALRVYGLLAWTWIRAAAQYPVSMVLLGLATAVVSVLDAAAIMVLFSRAPRIAGFGVSEVLFLYGTSALSFALSDIVLGSTERLGAHVREGSLDAMLVRPVSPLVQIATEGFTPRRLGKLVPAVLVLGYALSGLEVHWTPGRLVMIPVMVLSGGAIFGGLWVLTAAMQFVLVDSHGASKSLTYGGAFLTQYPLTVFARDLVRGVTFVVPLAFVNWQPALYVLDRPDPLGLPGAARFASPAVAAALCAAAATAWRAGLRHYRSTGS; from the coding sequence GTGGCTGAGCCCGCCGCGCCCGGCGCGCTGCGCGTGTACGGGCTGCTCGCCTGGACGTGGATCCGCGCCGCGGCGCAGTACCCGGTGTCGATGGTGCTGCTCGGCCTGGCCACCGCGGTCGTCTCCGTCCTGGACGCGGCCGCGATCATGGTGCTGTTCTCGCGGGCGCCGCGCATCGCCGGGTTCGGCGTGTCCGAGGTCCTGTTCCTGTACGGTACGTCGGCGCTGTCCTTCGCGCTCTCCGACATCGTCCTCGGCTCGACCGAGCGGCTCGGGGCGCACGTGCGGGAGGGGTCGCTGGACGCGATGCTGGTGCGCCCGGTGAGTCCGCTGGTCCAGATCGCGACGGAGGGCTTCACGCCGCGCCGGCTCGGCAAGCTCGTCCCGGCCGTGCTGGTGCTCGGGTACGCGCTCAGCGGGCTGGAGGTCCACTGGACCCCGGGCCGCCTGGTGATGATCCCCGTCATGGTGCTGTCCGGGGGGGCGATCTTCGGGGGGCTGTGGGTGCTGACGGCCGCGATGCAGTTCGTGCTCGTCGACAGCCACGGGGCGAGCAAGTCGCTCACCTACGGCGGCGCGTTCCTCACCCAGTACCCGCTGACCGTGTTCGCCCGCGACCTGGTCCGCGGGGTGACGTTCGTCGTGCCGCTGGCGTTCGTCAACTGGCAGCCCGCGCTGTACGTCCTGGACCGTCCCGACCCGCTCGGGCTGCCGGGCGCGGCGCGGTTCGCCTCCCCGGCGGTCGCCGCGGCGCTGTGCGCGGCGGCGGCGACCGCATGGCGGGCCGGCCTGCGGCACTACCGATCGACAGGGAGCTGA
- a CDS encoding M1 family metallopeptidase, whose amino-acid sequence MARHPRFIRSRAIPGRMLPLAVAAVSVVALAPAASADGHGQHGRFTPGAPGVGDPYFPLEGNGGYDVRHYSLDLSYDPDHDQLDGTVTVTARATQDLSRFDLDLSGMDVDKVWVDRRQARYERHGQELVITPRQGLRKGRTFTAVIRYGGVPQTIVGSPIVFGSPYGFLHTPDGAFVGGEPNGASTWFPVNDHPSDKATYDYTITVPKGLTAVANGRPAGHRSAVAGFSRRASKTRAEVFKWREDSPMASYLTTIDIGRWDVRQGRTPRGVPNYTAVDPELLAAQPDAVSFFYDTTSEVTDLWSKTFGEYAFGSTGAIADDARFNGQPLGFSLETQSKPVYSAVRSTGTIAHELAHQWYGDAVSPAQWKDVWLNESFATWSAWYYTEVDGGRSVHDAARATYAARPFPDAAGRPYWSVLTADPQRDTMFNDRVYSGGGMMLQFLREKIGDEKFFTLLRTWYAQHKYGNARTGQFTALAQRIAGQDLSGFFKDWLYSPVKPDIPQD is encoded by the coding sequence ATGGCGCGTCACCCCCGGTTCATCCGGTCCCGGGCGATCCCCGGCCGGATGCTTCCGCTCGCCGTCGCCGCGGTGAGCGTCGTCGCGCTCGCGCCCGCCGCCTCCGCGGACGGGCACGGCCAGCACGGGCGCTTCACCCCCGGCGCCCCCGGTGTCGGCGACCCCTACTTCCCGCTGGAGGGCAACGGCGGCTACGACGTCCGCCACTACTCGCTGGACCTGAGCTACGACCCCGACCACGACCAGCTCGACGGCACCGTGACCGTCACCGCGCGCGCCACCCAGGACCTGTCGCGGTTCGACCTCGACCTGTCCGGGATGGACGTCGACAAGGTCTGGGTCGACCGGCGACAGGCCCGCTACGAGCGGCACGGCCAGGAACTGGTCATCACGCCGCGGCAGGGGCTGCGCAAGGGACGGACCTTCACCGCGGTCATCAGGTACGGCGGCGTGCCGCAGACCATCGTGGGCTCCCCGATCGTCTTCGGCTCCCCCTACGGCTTCCTGCACACCCCCGACGGCGCGTTCGTCGGCGGCGAGCCGAACGGCGCCAGCACCTGGTTCCCCGTGAACGACCACCCGAGCGACAAGGCCACCTACGACTACACGATCACGGTGCCGAAGGGCCTGACGGCCGTCGCCAACGGCCGCCCGGCGGGGCACCGCTCCGCCGTGGCCGGCTTCAGCCGCCGCGCGTCCAAGACCCGCGCGGAGGTCTTCAAATGGCGCGAGGACAGCCCGATGGCGAGCTACCTCACCACGATCGACATCGGGCGGTGGGACGTGAGGCAGGGCCGGACGCCGCGCGGCGTCCCCAACTACACGGCCGTCGACCCCGAGCTGCTCGCCGCCCAGCCGGACGCGGTGAGCTTCTTCTACGACACCACCAGCGAGGTCACCGACCTCTGGTCGAAGACGTTCGGGGAGTACGCGTTCGGCAGCACCGGCGCGATCGCCGACGACGCCCGTTTCAACGGCCAGCCGCTCGGGTTCTCCCTGGAGACGCAGAGCAAGCCCGTGTACTCGGCCGTGCGCAGCACCGGCACGATCGCGCACGAGCTGGCGCACCAGTGGTACGGCGACGCGGTCTCGCCCGCGCAGTGGAAGGACGTGTGGCTGAACGAGAGCTTCGCCACCTGGTCCGCGTGGTACTACACCGAGGTGGACGGCGGCCGCTCCGTGCACGACGCGGCCCGCGCCACCTACGCCGCCCGCCCGTTCCCCGACGCGGCGGGGCGCCCGTACTGGTCGGTGCTGACCGCCGACCCGCAGCGCGACACCATGTTCAACGACCGCGTGTACAGCGGCGGCGGCATGATGCTGCAGTTCCTCCGCGAGAAGATCGGTGACGAGAAGTTCTTCACCCTGCTCCGGACGTGGTACGCGCAGCACAAGTACGGCAACGCCCGGACCGGGCAGTTCACGGCGCTGGCCCAGCGGATCGCCGGGCAGGACCTGAGCGGGTTCTTCAAGGACTGGCTCTACTCCCCCGTCAAGCCCGACATCCCGCAGGACTGA
- a CDS encoding ABC transporter ATP-binding protein has protein sequence MSTSASPKPDSAGRPAGPVIELDGATKRFRSAGGVHTAVRDLHMAVGPGEFVAVVGPTGCGKSTTLSLVSGLEPASAGRVLVHGRPVEGIPDGVGYMFQNDAVLPWRSVLDNVAAGPRYRGAGKREARDRARDWVARVGLAGFEGYYPHQLSGGMRKRVALAQTLVNEPSVLLMDEPFSALDVQTRGLMQDELLRLWSGSGAAVVFVTHDLEEALVLSDRVVVMTAGPATIKGVFEVPLERPRDAEEVRLTGAFLDIYREVWESLREEVQITRERGAGHAA, from the coding sequence GTGTCCACATCAGCATCACCCAAGCCAGACAGCGCCGGGCGGCCCGCCGGGCCCGTGATCGAACTGGACGGCGCCACCAAGCGCTTCCGGTCGGCGGGCGGCGTCCACACGGCGGTCAGGGACCTGCACATGGCCGTGGGGCCGGGCGAGTTCGTCGCCGTGGTCGGCCCGACCGGCTGCGGCAAGTCGACCACCCTGTCCCTGGTCTCCGGACTGGAGCCGGCGTCCGCGGGCCGCGTCCTCGTCCACGGCCGGCCCGTCGAGGGGATCCCCGACGGGGTCGGCTACATGTTCCAGAACGACGCCGTCCTGCCGTGGCGGTCCGTCCTCGACAACGTCGCGGCGGGGCCCCGCTACCGGGGCGCCGGCAAGCGCGAGGCCCGCGACCGCGCCCGGGACTGGGTCGCGCGGGTCGGCCTCGCCGGATTCGAGGGCTACTACCCCCACCAGCTGTCGGGCGGGATGCGCAAGCGCGTGGCGCTCGCGCAGACCCTCGTCAACGAGCCGTCCGTGCTGCTCATGGACGAGCCGTTCTCCGCCCTGGACGTCCAGACCCGCGGTCTCATGCAGGACGAGCTGCTGCGCCTGTGGTCGGGGTCCGGCGCCGCCGTCGTGTTCGTCACGCACGACCTGGAGGAGGCGCTCGTGCTGTCCGACCGGGTCGTGGTCATGACCGCGGGGCCCGCGACGATCAAGGGCGTGTTCGAGGTGCCGCTGGAGCGGCCGCGCGACGCCGAGGAGGTCCGGCTGACGGGCGCGTTCCTCGACATCTACCGCGAGGTGTGGGAATCGCTGCGCGAAGAGGTCCAGATCACCCGCGAGAGAGGGGCCGGACATGCGGCGTGA
- a CDS encoding ABC transporter permease, with translation MGVLPWVWWYGFRRHTAYPLGSLTESLTNTMFGFLRAYVLLALWEVRPSLGGYAAADAVTFCFVTQALIGPVQVFGGMELTERIRNGDVAIDLHRPAGLMGWWLAHDLGRAASSLVLRAGPPLLAGALAFPFRWPAPAHLAAFAVALVLAAVVSFGLRYLVAMGMFWLHDDRGLSAVTLVMSLFFSGMILPLVVFPGRLGQAAELLPWAAQIQVPADVFLGRHDGAGLAGALAFQAGWAAVLLGAGALVTRAARRRLVVHGG, from the coding sequence GTGGGCGTTCTTCCGTGGGTGTGGTGGTACGGGTTCCGCCGCCACACCGCCTATCCGCTCGGATCCCTGACCGAGTCGCTCACCAACACGATGTTCGGCTTCCTGCGCGCCTACGTGCTGCTGGCGCTGTGGGAGGTCCGGCCGTCGCTCGGCGGGTACGCGGCCGCCGACGCCGTGACCTTCTGCTTCGTCACCCAGGCCCTGATCGGGCCGGTGCAGGTCTTCGGCGGGATGGAGCTGACCGAGCGCATCCGCAACGGGGACGTCGCGATCGACCTGCACCGCCCCGCCGGGCTGATGGGCTGGTGGCTGGCGCACGACCTCGGCCGCGCGGCGAGTTCGCTGGTGCTGCGCGCGGGGCCGCCGCTGCTGGCCGGCGCCCTGGCGTTCCCCTTCCGGTGGCCGGCTCCGGCGCACCTGGCCGCGTTCGCGGTGGCGCTGGTCCTGGCGGCGGTGGTGAGCTTCGGGCTGCGCTACCTGGTGGCGATGGGGATGTTCTGGCTGCACGACGACCGCGGCCTGAGCGCCGTCACGCTCGTGATGTCGCTGTTCTTCTCCGGGATGATCCTGCCGCTCGTCGTGTTCCCCGGGCGGCTCGGCCAGGCCGCCGAACTCCTGCCGTGGGCGGCGCAGATCCAGGTGCCGGCGGACGTGTTCCTCGGCCGCCACGACGGCGCCGGCCTGGCCGGCGCGCTGGCCTTCCAGGCGGGATGGGCGGCCGTCCTGCTCGGGGCGGGGGCACTGGTCACGCGGGCGGCCCGGCGGAGGCTGGTGGTCCACGGTGGCTGA
- a CDS encoding response regulator produces the protein MIDVLVVDDDFRVAQVHAGFVAALRGFAVTGLAHSAAQARSMAAELRPALVLLDVYLPDASGLSLLPELDADVIMATAAADPRAVREALRHGALHYLIKPFTAAALNERLTAYARYREALSGGSELSQAALDGAVRALYAPLHARTPAPKGQSPVTTRLVSDALRRADAPRSAAEIADEVGISRATAQRYLAALAEAGRVVVTLRYGATGRPEHQYAWSPR, from the coding sequence ATGATCGACGTGCTCGTGGTGGACGACGACTTCCGCGTGGCGCAGGTCCACGCCGGGTTCGTGGCGGCGCTGCGGGGGTTCGCGGTGACCGGGCTCGCGCACTCCGCCGCGCAGGCCAGGTCCATGGCCGCCGAGCTGCGGCCCGCCCTGGTCCTGCTGGACGTCTACCTGCCGGACGCCTCGGGCCTGTCCCTGCTGCCCGAGCTGGACGCCGACGTCATCATGGCGACGGCGGCGGCCGACCCCCGCGCCGTGCGCGAGGCGCTCCGGCACGGCGCCCTGCACTACCTGATCAAGCCGTTCACCGCCGCCGCGCTGAACGAGCGCCTCACCGCCTACGCCCGCTACCGGGAGGCGCTGTCCGGCGGGAGCGAGCTCTCCCAGGCGGCCCTCGACGGCGCCGTCCGCGCCCTGTACGCGCCGCTGCACGCCCGCACGCCCGCCCCCAAGGGCCAGTCGCCCGTGACGACGCGGCTGGTCAGCGACGCGCTGCGGCGGGCGGACGCGCCGCGTTCCGCGGCCGAGATCGCCGACGAGGTCGGCATCTCCCGCGCCACCGCCCAGCGCTACCTCGCGGCGCTCGCCGAGGCCGGGCGGGTCGTGGTGACGCTGCGCTACGGCGCCACGGGCCGGCCCGAGCACCAGTACGCGTGGTCGCCCCGGTAG
- a CDS encoding ABC transporter substrate-binding protein → MPSTSLRAGAAALAALTALSSLSACRDSRSGSGADGGSGGTVKIMVGGIDKVIYLPAKLTEQLGYFKEQGLDVQLLTEPAGAQAENVLIAGDVQGVVGFYDHAIHLQTKGKCVQSVVQMADVPGEAEMVTASKAGSLTSPAGFKGKKLGVTSPGSSTDFITRALAVRNGVKTSDYTTVKAGAGQTFISTMENGGIDAGMTTDPTIAKLVSTGKGKVMVEMRTEDGTRQALGGLYPSSSLYMDCAYVKSHGETVQKLANAFVKTLGWIKQHKPAEIAAKMPKDYAGGDPALYEKAVGDSISMFNGDGVMKPDAAENVLKVLAQFSPEVAEKKGEIDLAETYTTHFVINAKQG, encoded by the coding sequence ATGCCCAGCACCTCCCTCCGGGCGGGCGCCGCCGCGCTCGCCGCCCTCACAGCCCTGTCGTCCCTGTCCGCCTGCCGCGACTCCCGTTCCGGGTCCGGGGCCGACGGCGGGTCCGGCGGCACCGTCAAGATCATGGTGGGCGGGATCGACAAGGTCATCTACCTGCCCGCCAAGCTGACCGAGCAGCTCGGGTACTTCAAGGAGCAGGGCCTGGACGTCCAGCTGCTCACCGAGCCCGCCGGCGCGCAGGCCGAGAACGTGCTCATCGCCGGGGACGTCCAGGGCGTCGTCGGCTTCTACGACCACGCCATCCACCTGCAGACCAAGGGCAAGTGCGTGCAGAGCGTCGTGCAGATGGCGGACGTGCCCGGCGAGGCGGAGATGGTCACGGCGTCCAAGGCGGGCTCGCTGACCTCCCCGGCCGGGTTCAAGGGCAAGAAGCTCGGCGTGACCAGCCCGGGATCGTCCACCGACTTCATCACCCGCGCGCTGGCCGTGCGCAACGGCGTCAAGACCTCCGACTACACGACGGTGAAGGCGGGCGCGGGCCAGACGTTCATCTCCACGATGGAGAACGGCGGCATCGACGCCGGCATGACGACCGACCCGACCATCGCCAAGCTCGTCAGCACCGGCAAGGGCAAGGTCATGGTCGAGATGCGCACCGAGGACGGCACCCGCCAGGCGCTCGGCGGGCTCTACCCGTCCAGCTCGCTCTACATGGACTGCGCGTACGTGAAGTCGCACGGCGAGACCGTGCAGAAGCTCGCCAACGCCTTCGTCAAGACGCTCGGCTGGATCAAGCAGCACAAGCCGGCGGAGATCGCGGCGAAGATGCCGAAGGACTACGCGGGCGGCGACCCGGCGCTGTACGAGAAGGCCGTCGGCGACTCGATCAGCATGTTCAACGGGGACGGCGTGATGAAGCCGGACGCCGCGGAGAACGTCCTGAAGGTGCTGGCGCAGTTCTCCCCCGAGGTGGCGGAGAAGAAGGGCGAGATCGACCTGGCCGAGACCTACACGACGCACTTCGTCATCAACGCGAAGCAGGGCTGA